The window CCAACGTACGGCCGCTGTCAGTTGACCTAAGCCCTTGGGAACATCTTTCGCTCGGACACATGGATGATCAGTACGGAGACGTGATCGACTTTGACTACTGTGCGCGTATGGCAAAACTGTCTCCTGAGGAGGAGCCGCAAAACCTGGATATGTTACAGAGAAGAGTATTCCTGGAAAGACGATCCAGATTTAAAAGCTCGCCTCCTCCGGTTGAGAAAAAGCCCCCAAATCGTTTTGAGTCCACAGAGACTCTTCACATACCTGAGGTCACTTCACACAATGATATCCAAAGACCAAAACCTGCTTATTCAGGGAGAAGAGAAATCTACCCTGAGCTCCTGTCTGAAAGAGTCGGCACACAGGTCAGCAACAACAACCATGGAAACAATGTTAGGCGTAAAGACCACTATAGTAGTGATAGGGATGCAGGAAATGACAGTGAGGTAGGTTCGTACAAGCCTGTGGCGGAAATTATTAAAGAAACAAATCAAATGCGGAGACGTCAGGGCCAGGTCAAACCTAAAGAGGCCAAAGCTCCGGTTTGGATAGCAGAGGAGGGTCCAAGTGTCAAAGTATCCCAAATGAAGAATGCCTTTGATGTCCCAAAGAAATCCAAAGAGAGACCACTAGAAGTTCAACCACCTCCAAAGAAAGGTAAGGACTTTGGACTGTCAGTGTTGGAGACATCAgttctgtactttttttttattgacccAATGGTTTATCAAAGCATTCATACACAAAACAGCATGTATTATATTAGGATGAGAGGGTACTTTCCTAAATTTTGTCCTCTCACCAATGACAGTGCTGGGTTTTGAATCTGGGTCCTTTTGTGGTGTGCAGTTTGGATGTTCTCCCTGTTACCAAATGCAGCTCAGTGTGAACTGGAGACTCAGATATACTACTAGGTGCAAATGAGAGTATTAATGTGTTTGTCTACCTTAATAATCCCTGAAGCAGTCTTGGAAACTGTCCATGGCATTTTCTCGCCTTCTGCCGTATATTCGGATAAACTCCAAACTCCTTGATCTTTTAGAAATAAGCAGGTAAAGAAAGAAGCAAATACATTACTTTTCTTTCAACATCTTCTATTCACTCAATCATGATTTAAACCTTGCTGTTACATTAACGTCCTCCTTCAACGGGTAAAACTAATTTCAATTATACATATGCATCTAAGGAAAGTGGTTCTATTATGTTTGAGACTTTGTAAGAAGGGCTAGACAATTAAATaacattactgtaaaaaaaaaaaaaagtgtacgaATTTGAACAACCCTAAGGAGTGCAAACATGTCCGGCCCCCTCATGTTCTGTGAAAACAtcacagaaaatgtaaaaaagaggGACAGGTTAAAAGCtgatttcccttaatacttgtGATGTGTGGATGCATCATCACAGACTATGGGGGTTTTCTTAATGTGTTCTTAATGTGTTTGGATTGGGGTGGAATTGGATGGTAtgggacagagggagaggggagggaccATGATACAAAAGATGCTGTTGGCAATGAAAATCCACATTTTTGCATAGTTGAACAAAATGCATTCATTCAAAAGGTCCACGTCAAAAGACACGATCGAGGGGGATGTAGGGAgaaaccttcttttttttacccagtTTTCCTTGCAGCCCCATCCCCATTCACAGCCTTGGGAAATGAAATCTGACTTTCATTTGCGCATGTGCCGTAGCCGGTCGTCAACGTATCCCATTTAATTTAATAACGATGAGAGTAGACGATTGCTAGTCTTCCGCAGGTGAGAAGGGGACATGAGATAATCCATTTGTTAACTGGCATCCAGATATAGCTCTAGATTTAAAACACTGCCTCCGGATCACACATCTGCAGTCAGGAGAGGGAATAAGTGCATAGCGGCTGAGCTTTTTTTGTGGAGACAAGGGACACTAGAGCAACGTCCTGCAGGATAAGGGCGCGCCTAAACTACAAGATTCATGTGTTGTGATTGATTATCCCCGTGCTTACGAAAATCTTGAATAGATTTAGGAGGTAAGAAAGCCTGAAAAGTGTCTTTGCATTTTGAATGTGGTCTATCGGCAGTGGCTGTGCAGCATCCATTTAGCTCGCTGGATGGGTTTGAGAATAGGAGCAGCCAAAAACCTTGGGTGGAAATATCTGCACTTGCGTCAGCTGGCGGCGGTCCACCGCAGCTAACAGTTAGCAGCTAGGCTAGGTGGCTACCTATCCTAGCTAACTGGTGATGAGCGGTTCGGATGCAAAACACACTGGCAGACTAGTGGAGCAGCCATAcacaaattacacattttactGTGGACCGCTCTGTATGGACCTACTACAGAAGTCACATGGCTACCTGTgtgatatttctttttaaaaacatccCTCGGGTTGCCTCCTCCTTGTCTGCGGTGTATCGGCGACTGTTCAGACGGGACCAGCCCCGGCACAGCTGCCGAGCTGCCGGGGTGACGTTAGTGCGGCGGAACACGGTTTATCGTGGCCACCATTAACGTTAAACTTCACTTTACTTATCAAACTATTTTTCTTAACGTTTCAATAAACCACATGCTTTGTTTCGTTCTCAGGTGATAGTCACATCTGGAGACTACTCGCCAAAATACTAATTTGCATATCCCACAGCGTTAACGACTTGGTTTGAAATTACTGgcaagaaagaaataaaaccaCAGCTGAGTCACATGATCAtgatgatattttaatttgtagcTACTTGTTTTAACGGGGAGGAGGACCGAGCTTTGTGGTAacatcagctaacgttagctaaccattgtttaacgttagctcagtgcagctgtttccacctccattaAATATTTTGGTATATTCAGCATAAACCTTAACAAATGCAACATGCCCGTATTATAGTAAGCTTAGGCTGAGTTGAAGTGATAGTGATTGCATCGTTTGCTTGTGTCCACCACTTATTTAGTCGCGTTGTCCAGACAGCCAGGGAGGCCAGACTGTAGCTGCTCactacatttgtatttattatcaGAAAAATGATCATGCGGCTTACACTCTTGGACAATAATATCATAGCAGTAGTCTGTAACTGCTAAAACAAGGCAGTCCACCATCATGACGCTCAGTAATGTCCAACTGTGTGTTGGGTGGTGATATGGTGGCACCACGTTGTAATGTAATGGCATCAACTGAAGCCTGCAGGGGCTGAAGAATCTCATTTTGTCAGATGCATATTTGAAGTGAGAGTAGCGCTCTTGAATGAAGCACTAATTTTGGCTGAGGGAACACACTGTTCTGGTCTGCAAACTGTATGCTGTCCAGGCTTTATGCAGCCCTGCAGCAACATGATCACTGTTCATGGCTCTGTGGGACATTGTGCTATGAATCAACTATCCAGGGCAAGTATTTGATTCATAAAAGGGTCATGTATAGTAATCCACCTTGAAACTGTTTATTTTGCTTATATATCCGTCTCAGATGATAACAGTTACAGATGAAAGTGCTTTTTTTCTGGCGAATTGTACGGTATGCTGTGTGAATATGTTGTGGGAAAAGGATACAGTCTAAACTAAGAGTTTTAGAAAGTGGCTTTTTGTTTATGCCAAGAGATGTCCATATGAGAATATTGATGTGATGTGTCCTCACATTGGACTGTATGGACAGTTTGGGATTGGCTGTTATGTTTATTGAAGTTGGTTAGTGCccatttttacatgttttttgcCACCTGACAATCAGTTCCAAACATATGGGTACTTGGATCTCATATACAAAATACACTTCTAAAATCTAAGCAACAAAGCTATTTTAAATAACTGCTTTAAAACAAAGATGATATTTTAACGTGCTGATGCAAGTTTTGTTCAGTTCTTtgcaaaactgtaaaatatgctCCAGTGTTGCTGCTGAGGAagattttgaaaacaaaacatgtttctttATCAGATCAAAAATGCAGTGATTCAGCTTTTCCCTTTTCAAAATCTATGACTGAATGGGAAGAAGCAGGTGGTTTGGTGTGATGACAGAACTGGGGAGAAAAATCCTGCAGCCTGTATAACGGCTCAGTATGTCGCTACCGAATGGCAGCTTAATTACCGCCCTGAGACACTATATTTTCCACATAATTACACAGCAAAGCATGCCACTAAAATGATGGAAAATCTCCCTCGCATATCAAAGATAGCCTAGTGTTTTGGAATTGGAATGCTAAAAGTCAACTTTTAGGAGAATTCCCATCATGTTTAGTTTTCATGTTTTGGCTGCAGATCAGATCTCTCTCAGAACCGTCTCCGAATTTGTCTACTCAATGGAAGCAGAAATGAGAGTTAAAGAAGAAACCGAAGGAGGTGAACATGCTTGAGGGTGCACTGAGCCACAATGTGATCATTAAATGGCGATCGACAATGGAGATCATTTCCAGAATCATGGAGCAGTAACAGGCCATCTGTGGTGTGTTCATAGGAGATGAtgtcgttaaaaaaaaataaaaaattacatcactgcagacattttttataaatgcaTACCTTTTTGCTGCATCCATATCAGTAAACTCCAAAATAAAGCTCAGGGCTAGTTCTATGTCTGCCCCAATTACATGAAATGCCAATTCCTTCTTTTTACTACTTAAAGTTTGTTCTATTTTCTGTTAGTTAcacaataaataatgttattctTAGCCTAatgaattaaacatttcatGTAGAAAGGAAGTGGCTTGCTTTTTAAATACCAAGAAAAGTTGCCTGATTGTGATTTTTGCTCTTAGTAGAATCTGCTGAGCTGCAGATTTGTGTTCTGAAGCTAATTTAACTTTCTGAGGCGTCATCAGGGAGCCTAAATATTAACGACcactaaaacaaaatgtgtgatCTAATCCGATACATCAGTTACagtaaagtagggctgcacgatacaaggaaaatgttaaatgtcatGTAAATTAAATTACTTGCTAAATAAACACATTGGTGTACttcagttctgcttttctgctgctttcagtatactgctaaaatacaacacattgttgaataaaaaaaacaaagacattatttccaacattcttttattgaacattaaaaaaggcaccaacaacaaaaaaatgatagTAACATTTTACAGTGCAGTTTTCTATTGATACTTTCAACTAACTAAAAAAATCCTTTCGACTCTTTTTTTGACgataaaaaaacgatatattgtgcagccctacagtAAATTGAGCATAAGTTCTCTCCAGTTTAAATGACATCCATACATTGTAAAATGttgacacacacagtacatggaTTTAATTGGATATTATTTAATGCACTTCAAGAGGTGAGGCAGTTTAATATTCTTACAGTTTCTTGAACGACATTACAAAATATCTACAATATCTTCATATTGTAAACTTCTATCTTTCAAACTATTTCCACAGCGTTACTGTTATATGTTGTGCAATATTTGTATCTTTCCTTTTGGATAATGTAACCAGATGTCCAGTTTTTAACTTGATTTACCTTACCTTTTCTGCTTGTGTTTTCATAATGTTCTTGTTAATGGCAGACCTCGTGGTATTATTAATTCTTCTCATAAtttcgcttaaaatgttttatatctGGTAGAATTGTGATTGACAGTGCTTTACAGTTGCTTAATTCTTTCTGCCTATTAATTAACCATTTTTGCAGAACTTTTTCTCTCAGTCTCACACAAGTCTGGAAAATTACACTGAGATAAGGAGTTATATAAAGCACAGCTGGAGAAAAATGTGTCTCAGACAGAAGGATTCTCATTTTCAGATTTTACAGCATCAGTTTCTGTGGCGAAATGGCCGCTTTCTGTAGCGTTTATACAGTTTATTGTATgttgtatgtacgtatgtactTTTCTGGGCAAAACACTCAAACTGCACTTCTATTTCTCTGTACAGATATGTTGCGGCGAGTTGTACGACAGAGCAAGTTCCGTCATGTCTTTGGTCAGGCCGTGAGGAACGACCAGTGCTATGATGACATCCGAGTGTCCAGGGTCACATGGGACAGCTCCTTCTGTGCCGTCAACCCCAAATTTGTTGCCATCATTATAGACGCCAGTGGGGGAGGAGCCTTCCTTGTACTTCCTCTACAAAAGGTGAGTGACGCCCTGCCGCACTTTCTCATTTCTATCAAGGGTTTTAAAAAGATCTTTTGAAGGTCCACTAAAGAGCTGTGAGGTCCAAGTTTGCATgacgtgttaaaaaaaagatagagttgaaatgtttttttgttcagcTGCACATTAACTGTCAGGTCGGAATAAAAAGCTGCATGACACTGGCAACTGAAGAACAAAATAGGACACAGAGGTTTGAAAGTATACCAGAGATACAAGGGTTGTTCTGTAGCAGTATGCTGTATCATAGTATAGCATTCAGAACATGTAGCAAATCAATCTTATAGGTCTTGGTCAGCAGACCTTCAGCACACTGCTGCTGTGACCCTGTCCTCCCGTTCCCCTGAGGCTCATAGCTATAGTAATCAATGTTTAAATCTGCCTGGTAGTAAAGGCATCCAATGTGTAGCCTGTTACAGTTTGCTCATTAAACCCATGATACTCACAGAGGGGATGGTTGCCGTGCCATTATTTTAGTCCACTGGGTTCATTGATTTATATTCACTGTATAATATCCTGCCCAGAGAAGCTGCTGTAACTTTGGGACATGGGTAGACAGATGTTCAGCCGTGACAATGGATGAGGTCATAACAGTAAAATGGGTTTACTGTGTCCTCACATTAAAGGCCCAGCGGATCATGATACTCAGACAGAAATCTTCTGTTGTTGGTTAGCTTGTGAATTTGTGAAGAGGATTTGCTGCTGAATCTCAAAGTCCAGtgcctccttctcctctcgCCGTCAACCACCACATATCCATACAATCTTTGGGAAATACTGGTTGACATGTAACGTCTTCTACTTGCTGGTTTTACTGGAGTTAAATGTTGTttgatattaaataaataacttttaGTTGACTTCTTAGTgtgctttttgaaaatgtacCATTATTATAGCTCTGTGTGTTTAGCCTAGCATGAGGATAGATGTGATGGTCACACAAGGACTGACTATAACTTCTACAGGATTAGCCCTGTTAGTTAGTCATTTTCATATCTCTCAGACAGATATCAGCTTACAGGAGGACGCAGCTCACACTCTTTGTAACAAAGTTGTCTTCTGTCTCACAGTCGGGCCGTATAGACAAGGTCTACCCTACAGTATGTGGTCACACAGGCCCAGTGTTGGACATCGACTGGTGTCCTCATAATGACCTCGTCATTGCTAGCGGCTCGGAAGACTGCACAGTCATGGTAAGGACGCGGTTAAAAATGATCTTAGAGTTTTTTTCCCTGGTTTATTATGTTTGTGCTTTAACAGAGTTGCAATTTTAAAAGTACTTTTAAGTTAGTACTACTTTTATTGGACATATATTCGGTGTAGTGTCTGGTATGTAACTGGTTTGTTTTTCGGACTCAGGTTTGGCAGATCCCTGAGAACGGGCTGGAGACTCCCCTTTCACAGCCTGTGGTTGTGTTAGAAGGCCACTCCAAGAGGGTTGGCATTGTATCTTGGCATCCCACCGCACGCAACGTTCTCCTCAGTGCAGGTAACCTCCGACTGAAGCCTTTGGTACACCCCGTGCCCtcaaactgaaatatctcttTAGGTAATTGTCTGCCATGTGTCCTCTGTGCACAGCTGAACTCCAAATCTGACCAATTATCTCACAGACTGCCTTCTGTCATGTTGCTTTGTGTGATGTAAAGTGCTTAAAATAACCTTGGACACGGAGGTGTGGGTGTGTAGTCAGGCTGTGCTGTTTGTGTCCATTTTAGGGTGTGACAACCAGATTGTCATTTGGAATGTGGGCACGGGAGAGGCCATGATCAACCTGGAGGACATGCACCCTGATGTTATCTTTAGCGTCAGCTGGAGCCGCAATGGCAGCCTGCTCTGCACCGCCTGCAAGGACAAGAAGGTCCGCGTCATTGACCCCCGTAAAAAAAGGATTGTTGCAGTAAGTGGACACGCAGCTCGCTGCAGGGATTTGAGGGAATAATCTTTCCCAGAATCACCCACCAAACTGTTGACTCAAAGCACCTACCAACATGGCTGTCCAATATGAcaagtgtgtttctgtttttaggAGAAGGACAAAGCTCACGAGGGAGCTCGACCAATGAGAGCGATCTTTTTAGCAGACGGAAATATTTTCACCACTGGATTCAGCCGTATGAGCGAGCGGCAGCTGGCCCTGTGGAAAACTGTACGTCAGCAGAGAGAATCTCATTTAATCCTGAACACACTGAGACATCACAAATACACTGCTTTCTATATGACACTTTAAAGTGACGTTGAACCTTTGTTGGGCCTTGCTTCGTAAAACTTCCTGCCTGTGAAATAAGTCCCTATATTGTCGGGGGTTTCCATCAGTTTCTCTGCTGCCTGAATGTGAAATGaggattatttttttcctatCAAATTTTCATTACACTTTAGCTCCAGTTGGGGGTGTTAAATTCAAAGGGTAACGTTAACACAGTGATCTCACTTTTCCAGATCTCATTACCAGGAGTCATttcttgtgtatttttgtgtatgATTTCTTCTTGTTCATTATTAGGAATAGGTGCCATGCATCTTAAGGGTCTTAGTGATGTACAAATACAGAATTTTGTGTTTCCAGGACAACATGGATGAGCCAATATGTGTTCAAGAGATGGACTCCAGTAATGGAGTTCTGCTGCCCTTCTATGACCCCGACACCAACATAGTCTACCTGTGTGGAAAGGTGAGCAGCCTTGTAAAGAAATTCcggttttgtttctctttttttaatcattagaTTCACAAACTGATTTTGAGCTGTGATTGTGTGTCCTCAGGGTGACAGCAGCATTCGGTACTTTGAGATCACTGATGAGGCACCGTTTGTTCACTACCTCAACACGTTTTCCACCAAGGAGCCCCAGAGAGGCATGGGATACATGCCCAAAAGAGGCCTGGATGTCAACAAATGTGAAATCGCAaggtgttgttgtcattatatatatatttttttacctttgcCTAGTTAGTATGTGGAGCTAGCATACATTATAACGCTCAAAATGTTTGATTATTACAGAATTCTTCTGAAAAATACCCACGTTTTTAATAAGAGCCTAAACCAATAGAGCTATCTAAATATAATTTCTCCATGCACCCAAATGTTACTGCAAGGGAGACatttctagggctgcaactaaggatTGTTTTCTTTGTGCATTAATCTAATTTTTCTCAGTTTTCAATgtctggtctataaaatgtcagaaaatagtaaaaaaaaaaacataatttcccATAGCCCTAGTAAcattaaaatgtcttcttttgtgtgaccaacagttcaaaacccaaagataatcAGTTTGGTATCATAGAAGATTatgaaaaccagcaaatattcacattttaaaagctgAAGCCAGACAatctttttgcatttttgcttaGGAAAAACGATTAATTTActatcaaaattgttgctgaaTAATATTCTGTCAATCGTCTAATCGTTTAAACAACGCATTGTTTCCGTTCTTGACGTCACTATTGTTTACtgaaaacaagttccttttaCTGTAATAGAAGAGAAAATAAGGACAGTGCTTATCAATATTTTTCATAAATGTTTAAACTACAAATTTTTACAATAGGATGTTCtgacatatttttgttttgacttttttttaatctgattttaagtcattttcttcaaaatatttaaaataaacatataaattaaatgcatacataatGAGCCTTACCAATATATACATTTCAGTAATTGACTGAATGCATTTCTTAGAATTAAGTACTAATTTGTACAGTATAAGTACTCtacttttgtgtgtctgttattATGTCtgttaattaaataattttatttaactAATGTTCTTCATGTTGCATGTCAACGGTTTTACTGTGTACGATATTAATCATATTATATTAATCCTCTCTGTAGGTTTTACAAATTAcatgaaagaaaatgtgaacCAATCATCATGACAGTCCCGCGTAAGGTAAGTCTGTGTTTATATCAAACAATAAATATGCGGTTCTCTTAATGCTGCTTTATTGACTATGTCCCATTCCTCTGCTGTCTTCCTTGCCTCATGGCAtgtcctgtctcctctccccctgCCCAGTCGGATCTGTTCCAGGACGACCTGTATCCTGACACAGCCGGCCCCGATCCCGCCCTGGAGTCAGAGGAGTGGTTCGCCGGGAAGAACGGAGGCCCCATCCTCATCTCACTCAAAGATGGCTACGTCTCCGCGAAGAGCCGGGATCTGAAAGTGGTTAAGACAAACGTCCTGGAGAGCAAGCCAGtcacaaaagcagaaaacaTCTCGACTGTCCAGAAGCACGCTTCTTCACAACCCTCAGTAGTGAGTGTAAACGTGTCATATTTCCCAAACAcacagtttttgtgtgtttttattattaattttgttattataactAGGTTCATAAaactgattattatttttatcattattaCCGTTTCCTTTAATAAAAAGCATTGCACTTTTCAAACTCACACAGCATTCTTTGCTGACGTTTGGACTCTCCCATTCACGATAATTATTATGGTTGGAACCATTCACAACAGTTATGGATCAGCACATACTTTGGTATTTGGGTCACGATTCAGTGGAACAGCAAGGGAAAATGTTAAATGCTGGAGGCCGGTAAAATCCCTGCTCATTTTGCCAGAAAAATGTAGATAGACTTTAGATGTAAATAAGATACAGTAGTTATCATCCACAAAATCTTCTGTAAGCAACTCTGGCAATCTTCAGCTGGCTCTTAAGAGCCAAATAAAGGGGGAAAGAACTCAGCAAAGCTAACTTTCTCTCCGTTTTCACCAGAAAATGGAAGATAAACTGGAAGAGGTACTCCGAGAGTTCAAGTCACTCAGGGACCGTGTCATCCTCCAAGACCGTCGAATCGCCAGGCTGGAAGAGCAGGTTGCCAAGGTTGCCATGTAAGACCCCGTCCCCTTCCTCGGACCGTTAGTCATTTTTGGAGAGGAATCGGTCAGCCGTGGCCAAATTCTCAAAGATTCGGCTTCATTGAGCTTGGTGAGACCAAGCCCTACATTCCaagattaactttatttttcctcATCAAGTCTCCAGtttcacacacagagaaaggaaAAACTCTCGCAGCTCATGTACACATTTGaagaaaagacatttttgttgaaGGAAACAGTcttaactttttattgtttttcaaattGTGGTAAAACATTCTTATTATGTGAAGTTTGTACTTACTACTCAAAAACTGTATGTAGCATCAGTATTTccattgttattttttgtgttgCCAAATATGAATCATGTGCGGTTTCATGCACtgcttttacatttattttctctcctgTTGTACATTCCGGTCACAACCTGGTAGATTGATTTAGTCCAACtggatattttttaaacaatagctGTTGAACTTTTTTCCTCCCACCAGTTTGCTCATTGATAACCATCAGATTTATGAAAGTGGAAGAATTCCTTTTAAAACGTTTTGTTCCTCTTCTTCTTGGCTTGAAATTTAACATAGGGTTTTattggggaggggggaggggttgCATCTCTCTGGTGTAAATGTTGTGCAAATGTAGTGGTGCCTCTTGTCACTGTTAAGGGTCAAACTGAAGTCGCCCTCTCCAGTGCATATTTAGTGTTGGGAAGGGACCACTCACCCAGCTTGTGTTTCACTGAACCCCTGACAAACAGTTCTGTGCACATAATAAAGGTTTTACACACGGAAACctctattttctttctttttctttaaattgttTTGGCTTTTATCAATCTCTATCCATGCAGGTCGAGCTATTCTGTGTCAGTGGGAgtttattcattttctgtcaatcccAACCCCCACCAAAGCCTACAAAACCTCCTCAGTTAGCTGTTACTTCTTTTCTTgcctcatggtggtgctaaagcagcagcagcagtcatgAGGTCATTAAAATGTGGTGGATGACACTGGCTCCTCTGCTGTgtcaaatatattttcttttttagtatGAGGTCTATATCTGTTTTTATTAGATATTCTGacagtttaatttattttacattctcagattttttttcctccttttttttttaatgaaatatggGATACTTTTTGTAAATGGCCTCAAGCCAAAAAGGTTTAGAACCACTATCATAATTGTACTTTTTAAGCTCATCATGTgtcttttttatgtaaaatcttaatttaaaaagtaaaaaatgactGTAGCTGTCGAACAAAATGTAGTGGATTAGAAGTAGCatgaaatagaaatactcaagttaaGTATCCAAAATGTCTACTAACTGTACTTGAGTAactactttccaccactggtgagAGCAAGGCAGTGACCCTCTTCTGTGCTTGATGCTCTGTACCATGTGTTCTTTTTCACAGCATGGCAACGTTCAAAACGCTAAAAACAAATAGAAGTTtatcttcatgttttttttttacaaccgcATCCTAGTATTACTCAGCAGCACAGGAAGTCACCAGTATGATTTACACACTAGAAGAACATTTCTATTTCCTCACAGGGTACAAAAGTGTGAGTCCAAGCTTTGTATTTTGACAGTTGTTGCAAATCAGTCTTTAAAGCCAGGGCACCAA is drawn from Sander vitreus isolate 19-12246 chromosome 16, sanVit1, whole genome shotgun sequence and contains these coding sequences:
- the LOC144530994 gene encoding uncharacterized protein LOC144530994 isoform X1 produces the protein MGQKLEKLSEKDEESLDNSDWSGQPAETEQSDTAQQDESSDQDDGSFATPEAIGWISGISVSGPSTRQTGELPVPSPRTDPQTGQPIRPLGQQEHPLKTRGEWVGGDRDSQSVTRTAEESKTVLNPKEKRQTSNKRGGSESTTVAYTGTTAMEVQGNGKKSELGHSKLSSDTQTRNLTTSRDPTNEEDFVVLDKDETWMSSDGDITFGKRTSRNAPQENGNEKKSRSDTLSVTTESVEAHAESSPEACFEREMGQHLAEVTGSRCRLKGVGHVGAAHTETTGRGRAETKQKITDQSKGQVSTKINITQNSGSVKRLRESTEDLKYMLDESGQLIIQEETGGERETKSKWELCLEKVDPLRESDNLYEESHDSEFIAQKTAGAEQSHQSRFAGAVSKRVKAGSLCTRKEDSQVFCKAADSHPPKAEPPSSETPPLQDNASFTLEKCDLIPCPYLSGSEGCDGKIQVASLKRESELVGFSAVITPPPVTYLLPKRDTSKVTQLGTSIANSQMASDASCDSKDESKPKRNPKVKGPPPPVPKKPKNPFIKLKTAQLRSTDVQRRGKDHLRSEERVKRRHTFDFNKYLPCNTPTNQDMCLLWDERGTYTVPTNVRPLSVDLSPWEHLSLGHMDDQYGDVIDFDYCARMAKLSPEEEPQNLDMLQRRVFLERRSRFKSSPPPVEKKPPNRFESTETLHIPEVTSHNDIQRPKPAYSGRREIYPELLSERVGTQVSNNNHGNNVRRKDHYSSDRDAGNDSEVGSYKPVAEIIKETNQMRRRQGQVKPKEAKAPVWIAEEGPSVKVSQMKNAFDVPKKSKERPLEVQPPPKKDMLRRVVRQSKFRHVFGQAVRNDQCYDDIRVSRVTWDSSFCAVNPKFVAIIIDASGGGAFLVLPLQKSGRIDKVYPTVCGHTGPVLDIDWCPHNDLVIASGSEDCTVMVWQIPENGLETPLSQPVVVLEGHSKRVGIVSWHPTARNVLLSAGCDNQIVIWNVGTGEAMINLEDMHPDVIFSVSWSRNGSLLCTACKDKKVRVIDPRKKRIVAEKDKAHEGARPMRAIFLADGNIFTTGFSRMSERQLALWKTDNMDEPICVQEMDSSNGVLLPFYDPDTNIVYLCGKGDSSIRYFEITDEAPFVHYLNTFSTKEPQRGMGYMPKRGLDVNKCEIARFYKLHERKCEPIIMTVPRKSDLFQDDLYPDTAGPDPALESEEWFAGKNGGPILISLKDGYVSAKSRDLKVVKTNVLESKPVTKAENISTVQKHASSQPSVKMEDKLEEVLREFKSLRDRVILQDRRIARLEEQVAKVAM
- the LOC144530994 gene encoding coronin-1C-A-like isoform X2, whose amino-acid sequence is MLRRVVRQSKFRHVFGQAVRNDQCYDDIRVSRVTWDSSFCAVNPKFVAIIIDASGGGAFLVLPLQKSGRIDKVYPTVCGHTGPVLDIDWCPHNDLVIASGSEDCTVMVWQIPENGLETPLSQPVVVLEGHSKRVGIVSWHPTARNVLLSAGCDNQIVIWNVGTGEAMINLEDMHPDVIFSVSWSRNGSLLCTACKDKKVRVIDPRKKRIVAEKDKAHEGARPMRAIFLADGNIFTTGFSRMSERQLALWKTDNMDEPICVQEMDSSNGVLLPFYDPDTNIVYLCGKGDSSIRYFEITDEAPFVHYLNTFSTKEPQRGMGYMPKRGLDVNKCEIARFYKLHERKCEPIIMTVPRKSDLFQDDLYPDTAGPDPALESEEWFAGKNGGPILISLKDGYVSAKSRDLKVVKTNVLESKPVTKAENISTVQKHASSQPSVKMEDKLEEVLREFKSLRDRVILQDRRIARLEEQVAKVAM